One genomic window of Campylobacter fetus subsp. fetus includes the following:
- a CDS encoding acyl carrier protein yields MNEIKELFNQIGRDDVNESMEGLLSGGIIDSMDIMALVAAIEKTYKKPLRAEFITNDSFESFASLKDMINKAMR; encoded by the coding sequence ATGAATGAGATCAAAGAACTTTTTAATCAAATAGGCAGAGATGACGTAAATGAGAGTATGGAGGGGCTTTTAAGCGGTGGAATTATCGATAGCATGGACATAATGGCTCTTGTCGCGGCGATCGAAAAAACGTACAAAAAACCATTACGCGCAGAGTTTATAACAAATGATAGTTTTGAGAGCTTTGCTAGTTTAAAAGATATGATAAATAAAGCGATGA
- a CDS encoding GNAT family N-acetyltransferase yields MSLFNEFLNSYNNGFKFSNSALSIDSIKNKLEQNIACLKRSEDNFFLMQNGFITYFINDITSFDMQGTYIKLIRKTPICELENRFLSINKFSVFDKYIGMSLKNSGFSFQSYDEVKKALLDDIDEIYGFFINYFDKEYLFISKTELRNRIQEGQVLLIKQNNKIIGGLIYFLNLNSAHLDFIAVSKEFRRSGTGRKLMSCFLGLNAGYFKLFVRDTNIKAIELYKNFGFEFNAIKISFYRRKNGI; encoded by the coding sequence ATGAGCTTATTTAACGAGTTTTTAAATTCGTATAACAATGGATTTAAGTTTAGCAATAGCGCGCTTAGCATAGATAGTATCAAAAATAAATTAGAGCAAAATATTGCTTGTTTAAAGCGGAGTGAAGATAACTTTTTTCTAATGCAAAACGGTTTTATCACGTATTTTATAAACGATATAACAAGTTTTGATATGCAAGGAACTTATATAAAACTTATACGTAAAACGCCTATTTGTGAGCTTGAAAATAGATTTTTGAGTATCAATAAATTTAGCGTTTTTGATAAATATATTGGTATGAGCTTAAAAAATAGCGGTTTTAGTTTTCAAAGTTATGATGAGGTTAAAAAAGCTTTGCTTGATGATATCGATGAGATTTACGGCTTTTTTATAAATTATTTTGATAAAGAGTATCTTTTTATAAGCAAAACCGAACTTAGAAATAGAATACAAGAGGGTCAAGTACTTCTCATAAAACAAAATAATAAAATAATAGGCGGTTTGATATATTTTTTAAATTTGAACTCGGCTCATTTGGATTTTATAGCAGTTAGTAAGGAATTTAGGCGAAGCGGTACTGGACGTAAATTGATGAGTTGTTTTTTGGGATTAAACGCTGGGTATTTCAAACTGTTCGTAAGAGATACGAATATAAAAGCCATAGAGTTGTATAAAAATTTCGGTTTTGAGTTTAATGCTATAAAAATTTCGTTTTATAGGAGGAAAAATGGGATTTAA